The Vigna radiata var. radiata cultivar VC1973A unplaced genomic scaffold, Vradiata_ver6 scaffold_1155, whole genome shotgun sequence sequence ATTTTTTCTACTACATTTTTAAGAATCCTCAAAgatctaaaaaaaaaacccgtgttataatttattcataaaattcaattcaGAGATTTCGATTAAAAATTGAAGTGTGAATCTAAGTCTCAcgttgaataaaaataaaaaaaatagatataagattgaaaatatattaatccattgtcttaatattttaactaaaattttgtgtcaatttttgattttatttcgATAACTTTATAGGAAAAGTCTTTACTAAGAATTAACACActtgtaatataaatatttatattatttgctaataaaagaaaaaaatttctaagACCAATAATGTGTAATGTTAGTTTAAAACTAATGAAGTAATGATATCGGACAGATATATATAAACCACACCACAATTAATAGTTTGGACCTAAAAGTTGTTTAGGGTTTAATTAAGTTGAAGTGATACATACCTAAACTGAACATGGCCATTCCCAACCCAGCATTAGATATTATGTCTATGGAACCTTTTATTATAGATGGCATCTTCATGTTCCACCTGATCACAAGtaatacatttttcattatagattattgaatgataatagtatatataattaaggatttcttttttcaaacttttagaAAGAGACATTTGAAAGCAATTAAAGAGATAGACGAAATACCTAAAAAATATGAGAGACCAAACAAGACCCAAAACACTTGCATAGGTATTAGGGTTTCTTATGAGATTCCTCCAAACCATGGTGAGAATAAGCTTTATCATGACACTGGCACGAGGCATTTCTTTCCTTCTGTTTGAATCTCCTTCACTGTTGCTGTTCATCTGATTCTTCAATACAGGATCTTCGACACCTTCATTTTCAACATCTGCAGGCACAACTACATTTACAAAATGTGTTTCTTTTAATGATACATTCTATTACATTACAATATTACGAATACCATTAAGCAAATTTGACATTACATTACCAACACATCATCATGTGGTAATGTTATATATACTATTAGCAattataatgttaaaagaaagaattaaatatagaaTTTCTCCcatctttcttttcaatttttatcattatagtCAATCTTATAGAgctgaagaaaacaaaagaaacacaaagaattttttttttaatattgctGATCACCGGTTTAGAAAATTAaagcttatttttaaattagaaacatgaattttaatttcattaatttatcttattataaattta is a genomic window containing:
- the LOC106752917 gene encoding auxin efflux carrier component 2-like — its product is VPADVENEGVEDPVLKNQMNSNSEGDSNRRKEMPRASVMIKLILTMVWRNLIRNPNTYASVLGLVWSLIFFRWNMKMPSIIKGSIDIISNAGLGMAMFSLGLFMGLQPKIITCGKTRAMISMLVKFLVGPMVILATSKAMDINGVLLRVAVIQASLPEGIVPFIFAKEYNLHADILSTAVIFGMVVAFPVTIVYYVILGL